AATGCAATCAATCATtacagtcaaatatgtaagtCACCAATGGAAAGTGTATGATTTTACAttatcaacaaatttcccctgacttttccctgattttttagctttttaatgattattccctgattttttttaacaaaattcCTTGGCTATTCCtttacttttttaaaagaaaagaaaattccctgacttctCCGTGTGATTACCTCCCAGAATATGAACTAACCTGTGGCCGTCCTCTTTATATTCTGATCTGATCTCATTCGTTGTTCGTTCTTCTATTATTTAGACTTCAAAAAGATGACATTGGAAAAAGCGGGTGAAAAGAAAACGAAAGGATCGACGTTTTACAAACGCAGCAATCGAACGACCCAACTAGGAACGGGCGCGACGAGATCTGTCGCCGAAATCGAcgcgaatttgaaattcaacgGATCATCGGGCCAAAATTTCGCGTTTAATTTCGAAATCTCTCCATCGACTGTCGACGGTTCGACATCGGTGACCTCGGCAACAGCCGATCTGCAGCGGATGGAAATATCGGGAAAAAGACTCGAATCGAATTCAAATCAGGGCGACTCTGCGGAAAATTTTGGTTTGAAATGCGCAGCAATCGACTCTAAACCCGCGGTGTCTAGTGAAGCGTCCGGTCTTCCACGAGATTTTCAAAACTCTGATATCGTTAAAACTGTGACTAGTGACAATTCATTCCATTGGACTCCGTCTGCTAACCCGTTTGCATTTAATTTCTCTGTATGATTTACTAGATTAAATGATGGGATTGTTACGAAAAATAACGATTTGAATAACGCGTTTATTGCTGTTTTCTACTCTGGAGAGTATCATGGATTTATTCACTGTATTATATCACAATACTGATACCGATAGCTACAACATCTCACAAACGCGACGCTTGCTATCGAAGCGTGGACACAAAATTCTAGTAAAATATGCAAAAAATAACTAATCGTACaaataaataatgatatgTATCAAAGGACGGTTTCTGAAGTTCCATAGTTGTAGGTAAGCATTACAGATGAAATACGGCTAGCGTCGGTCGCTTATcggcaactgtggaactggcctAGTTTAAACACATTGATAGACTTCACACGACAACCACAAAGAtccatatttaaaacattgctTTTCGCGTTAGAGTTACGCCATCGGTTAATGATACGATGTGTACGCCCATGTTGAAACTACCGACTGCCATCCTGAAATGATTAGAATACATCAAAATTATATAATTTCACTTTTTTGAATTCGCTTAATTTTTGGGCGATTTGAAAAACTTACGTGAGATCTGAAATATGAGCTATACTCGTTAATGGTCCCGCTCCACTTATAGACAAACAACATAAACATTCTGAAATGCAGTTACTTATTCTATCAATGTCTAGGAAGCTTAGGTTTTGTTTAAGTAAGCAGTCAGTGGCTTAATTTCATGATCAGATCATTAAGCCATATCGCTTAAAATAAGTTTAACACAAATGATTATGTCACAGACTTTTAACTCCACCATTGATGATGAGAACCGAAAGAGAATTTGCCAACTTGGGCTGTAATCAACTTGTGCCATATTCAGATGAATCAACTAGCTTCTAATTTAGCGATCTCTCACCTTTGGTATTCTGGTCCCAAACTCTCAACGAACTATCGTTTGACGACGTAGCCAAAAGATGGCGACC
This Tubulanus polymorphus chromosome 7, tnTubPoly1.2, whole genome shotgun sequence DNA region includes the following protein-coding sequences:
- the LOC141909314 gene encoding uncharacterized protein LOC141909314; protein product: MSSVNQRNRTKREQKPRIPAGKAPNEGCEMDTENGGGGGGCVDDDYDRELYWCIQELELSQKNMKQGLKHAEETMKLLKVLRNPKSSLVKKRQIMRSAFGDYRKKMKDQEKQFQKDFKKMTLEKAGEKKTKGSTFYKRSNRTTQLGTGATRSVAEIDANLKFNGSSGQNFAFNFEISPSTVDGSTSVTSATADLQRMEISGKRLESNSNQGDSAENFGLKCAAIDSKPAVSSEASGLPRDFQNSDIVKTVTSDNSFHWTPSANPFAFNFSV